In Desulfotignum phosphitoxidans DSM 13687, a single window of DNA contains:
- a CDS encoding adenylate/guanylate cyclase domain-containing protein, whose translation MPLINDLKNDVQAIINKTWNKRTGQVVPASNDVALAGGAVELEATMLYADLANSSKMAKELDRRVAAKILKTFLATTSRLVRAHNGTIVSFDGDRVLGVFVGNSKNTSAAKCALNIKYVVKEIIRPKFEAKYETVKNASFSIEHGCGVDTGTVLTVRAGARGDNDLIWIGRAPNLAAKLSDLRESPYHSFITASVYNNMHDSSKYGGANNENMWQSRSWNFLGDQISVYRSSWQWKP comes from the coding sequence ATGCCACTTATCAACGACCTCAAAAATGATGTTCAAGCTATAATTAACAAAACTTGGAACAAGAGAACGGGACAGGTAGTGCCTGCATCCAATGACGTCGCCCTTGCGGGAGGTGCAGTTGAGTTAGAAGCCACAATGCTCTATGCTGATTTAGCAAACTCTTCAAAAATGGCAAAGGAGCTCGATCGTCGAGTTGCTGCTAAAATTTTAAAAACATTTCTTGCCACTACGTCAAGATTAGTTCGTGCCCATAATGGCACGATAGTAAGTTTTGATGGAGACCGCGTACTTGGGGTATTTGTTGGTAATTCTAAAAATACAAGTGCAGCAAAATGTGCACTTAATATTAAATATGTAGTAAAAGAAATCATTCGCCCAAAATTTGAAGCGAAATATGAAACAGTGAAGAATGCATCCTTTTCTATCGAACATGGTTGTGGAGTAGACACAGGAACGGTTCTCACAGTTCGCGCTGGTGCTCGGGGAGACAATGATTTGATCTGGATTGGTCGCGCACCAAATCTGGCGGCCAAGCTAAGTGATCTTAGAGAGTCTCCTTATCACTCGTTCATAACGGCTTCAGTGTATAATAATATGCACGATTCGAGCAAATACGGTGGAGCGAATAACGAAAATATGTGGCAAAGC
- a CDS encoding TIR domain-containing protein — MFFILTGTIDVLVNRRVIASRKAGEHVGEMALIDPSSARSATVKANETVVTCSVSEANFSKLAQASPELWRRLAIELADRLRQRKAHVIPPNHRPHLFIGSSAESLPVARAIQLGLEHDNVTVKVWTDGVFGASTFTIEALENEVQTADFGLMVLAPDDKVLSRAEKEDAPRDNVIFELGMCMAALTHDRTFFVHPRNISLKIPTDLLGLTPLTYCLGEDNDFDAALGTVCERLRRLIFKLGVK; from the coding sequence ATGTTTTTTATTTTGACTGGAACAATCGATGTTTTAGTTAATCGACGAGTTATCGCTTCTCGCAAAGCCGGAGAGCATGTTGGTGAGATGGCCCTTATTGATCCTTCTTCTGCTCGGAGTGCCACCGTTAAAGCCAACGAAACGGTTGTAACTTGCTCTGTATCGGAAGCAAATTTCTCCAAATTAGCGCAGGCCTCACCTGAACTCTGGAGACGCCTCGCTATAGAGCTTGCCGACAGGCTTCGCCAAAGGAAAGCACATGTGATCCCACCCAATCACAGACCACATTTATTTATTGGTTCATCGGCAGAGTCTCTTCCTGTAGCGCGTGCAATCCAACTAGGCCTTGAACATGATAATGTAACGGTCAAAGTTTGGACTGATGGCGTCTTTGGAGCTTCCACTTTTACAATCGAAGCTCTTGAAAATGAAGTGCAAACTGCGGATTTCGGACTTATGGTCCTTGCGCCCGACGACAAGGTGCTCTCGCGTGCAGAAAAAGAAGATGCACCAAGGGACAATGTTATCTTCGAACTGGGAATGTGTATGGCAGCTCTCACTCATGATCGGACTTTTTTTGTACATCCCCGGAACATTTCCCTAAAAATACCAACAGATTTGCTCGGCCTCACGCCTCTAACTTATTGCCTTGGAGAGGATAATGACTTTGATGCTGCTCTCGGAACAGTTTGTGAACGTTTGAGAAGATTGATCTTCAAACTTGGGGTTAAATAA